In Dehalococcoidia bacterium, the genomic window GCCGTTGATGACCGCGTCCGCCTGGGCGACCTCCTTGATCATCTCCGGCGGCGCCACCTGTCCCTTCAACGGCTTCAGCCGCCACAGGACGCCCTTGATGCGGTAGCGCTGCTCCAGCACCCGTTTGACTTCCGCCATGAGCGGGTACATGTCCCGTCGCCCGTCGCTGTGGGTGTACCCTATGTTGTCCAGGAACCCCAGGACTACGCCGTCAAGACTCCGCAAGCGCGGCGCCATCCGTGCGTTGCGCCGCGTCTCCTCGCGCCCTGGATGCAGGACTCGCATGGTGAACCTCTCCGCCTACAATAACCCGTTCCCGGTAGGGAGATGATATCTGAGGGATACCCCCAGACCCCCGCAGAGGGGCTTAGACCCTCTGCATTCTCCATTTTGCAACAGCCTGCTGGCTCCGTCAGGAAACCCGCGCGTTAGTCCGGAAACACAATCCGGCGCGAGACCGACTGGCTGAGATTGCCCCACCCCGGACAGACCGCCCCCCACCACTGGCCGTCGCCGCCGGAGACCACGACCAGAATCTCCTCCGGCCTCTGCACCAGCGGCAGGCGGCGCTTGTCCGGCATGGAGTCCGCGGACGGAGCGCCGTGGATATCACCCCACCATTGGCCCAGGTAGTCGTCGCCACCCACCACGCCCGGGAGCTGGGAGAGCGCCTCCAGGTCCCAGCGGGCGCGCTCGTAGAGCACCTCGTGGAACTTGCGCTTGGAGTACCCTTCCTGCGCGAGCAGCCGCACGACGCGCGGCGTGACGACAGCCAGTATCTCGCCCGCGCGGTGAAAATGCAACGTGCCCAGGATGGTCAGGCGCGTCGCGAAGTAGCTGATGATGCGCTCGACGCCGCCCGCGCAGTAGACGCTGTGCGGAGAGTCGCATGCGAACATGGTCACGACGCTGTCGTCGTTTTTGAACCCTCGCTCCACGTGCAGCGGCTCCCAGGACGGCAGGCCGATATCGTTTTCCGCGATGCAATAGGCGTACTTGGCGGGGCTGCCGAGGGTGGACTTGGCGGTGACGCCGGGGATAGCGCCTCCCAGGTTCCAGTACAGGAGGCGCAGCGCGCGTCCCACCGCCGCGTTGGCGCGCGCGCCGCCGCCGAAGACGCTGTCGCCCGCGTTGAAGCCCAGCTTTTTGACCGCCGGTCCGCCCACGACGGCGAGAGGCGCGCAGGGGTTGGTGGTGCAGAGATTGCCGTTCAGATTGAACGCCGGGTCCAGGGACGCCTCAAGCCCGGCGAGCACGACAGGCACGTACTCCGGCTTACACCCTGCCATGACACAGTTGATAGCGACTTTTTCGACGGTCGCCAGACCCTCCATAGGCGGGACGACGCCTATCTCCTCGGCAGGGTCGCGCCTCAGATAGTCAATGACCGCCTGGACGCGCTCGGTCGTCGGCGGGGCCACGGGGACGCCGTCCGTCCAGCCGTTCTCGTAGGCCATGTCGAGCCAGTCCCAGCTATCCTTGACATCGAAGGCCTTCGAATGGAATTTGGTCATCGCAATGTCTTACGCTTTCAGACGGCTGAGGTTGCACGCGCGTAGCGCGCCGCTCAAGAGATGTCCCGCCCTCGACGACGCGCTCGCCTCGCCCCTGGTCTGCTGCACCATGATGGCCCCCCTGCTCATCTCTACAACACGTCCGTCGAGCTTTTGTAGTTACAGCCAGTTGCAAGAATTGAAAGCCTGGCCCAGAATGGCCGAAGCCTGGTCTTGTCCGGGTGGCGCATTCTTTGCCAGCGGGGTAAGATGTTGCGGGGCCTGGCCCCAACTCGCCAGGCGCCGCGTCGGCGATGCCCATCCGGCGCATGCTCCCGTAGGCACACGCCTGCGCAAAACCGTCTGATTTCGTAGGAATTTGCTGGTAGCAGACTCGGTTAGTCTGAAGGCGAGGCAATTGTAGATGGTGCCGTTTCCTCTGTCAAGTTTGCTCCGGGATGGAAGCCCCCGGATGCATAGCTGAAAGGAGCCATATGGCTGATCCAAAGGTTGTATTCAGTGAACAGGCTCTCGCCGAGGTCCGGGCCCTCATCGGGAAGCCCCTGCGCCTCGGCCCGCAGTTCAACGAACTGGCCTCCGCGGACGCCATCTGCCACTTCGCGTACGGATACGGGGACACGAACCCGCTCTGGAACGACGTGGCGTACGCGCGCAAGACCCGCTGGGGCGCCATCATCGCTCCGCCCACGTTCCTATCAAGCTGCATCGGCAGCATGTCCCCCTCGGTCGGCTTTCCGGGCGCGCACGCGCTCTGGGCGGAGGACGAGTGGACGTGGCGCCAACAGGTGCGCGAGGGAGACCGCATCCGCACGGAGCTTTACTTCGAGGACTGCCAGCGCATCCACCAGCAGTTCGCCGACCCCATGTACGCGCAGGTCGCCAAGTTCGTCTTCCACAACCAGAACAAGGACCTGGTGGCGGAGGAGTTCAGGCGGACGTTCCGCTTCGTCCGCCACATGGAGACGAAGCAGGAGGGCGAGGAGCAGAGCGAGCGCGACCGCTACGGGTCTATCGCGCCCTGGAAGTACACGGACGAGGAGATCAATCGCATCTACGCCGACTACGACAAGGAGGTCGTCCGCGGCGCCACTCCGCGCTACTTCGAAGACGTGCAGGTGGGGGAGGCGATGCCGCACGTTGTCAAGGGGCCGCTCACGCTGACGGACATCCTCGCATGGAAGATCGGCAGCGGCTTCCCTCCGTTCGTCCGGGCGCATAAAATGCGCGTGGAGTACGAGCGACGCCACCCCACGACGGCGGTCAAGAACGAGTACGGCATCCCGGATATTCCGGAGCGCGTCCATTGGGAAACGGAGCTTTCCCGGTTGAACGGCATTCCCGTGCCCTTCGACTACGGGCATCAGCGGGTCTCGTGGCTGGTGCAGGTGGCCACCAACTGGATGGGCGATGACGGCTTTCTGCGCAGCGCCAAGCTGCGCCTGCGGAGGCCGAACGTCCTGACGGACACCTGCTGGTGCCGGGGAAAGGTCGTGAGCAAGAAGGTTGACGGTAAGGACGGTCTGGTCCAGTGCGACCTGTGGGCGGAGAACCAGCGGGACTGGATCACCGCCACCGCCCAGGCCACGATAGTCCTGCCGCGGCGTTCGGCATAGCGGCGAAGCGGCGCGGGCCCCGCAGCGGAGAGAGGAGAGACACCATCGTGAACACGGGACTCAGAGGAAAGTCAGTGCTGGTGACAGGCTCGGCGGCCGGCATAGGCAAGGCGACGCTCTTTGCCTTTGCCGAAGAGGGCGCACGAGTCGCGTCCGTTGACATCGACGAAGCGGGCGCGAAGCTGGCGGTGGAAGAGGCGCGTCGCCGGGGGGCCGAACGGGCCATGGCAGTGCGCGCTGATATTTCCAAGCTGGACGACGCCCGTCGCGCCTGCGCCGCCGTCGCGGAGCAGCTCGGCGGTCTGGACGTGCTGGTCAACCTGGCCGCCGCCTGGCGCAACGGCAGGTTCATGGACCTGCAGCCGGAGGACTGGCAGTTCACGGTCAACATGGTGCTTGTGTCCACCATGACCTTCTGTCGCGCGGGGCTTGAGCAGATGCTCCCCCGCAAGAAGGGAGTCATCATCAACGTGGGCTCCGACGCCGGGCGCGTGGGTGAGCCGGGAATGTCCCTCTACTCCGCGTCCAAGGGGGGCGTCATCACGTTCAGCAAGGCGCTGGCGAAGGAGGTAGCCTCCCAGGGCATCCGCGTGAACGTCGTGTGCCCCGGCTTCACGCCGGTGGAGCGCCACGAGCGTCTGCTGCAGCAGTGGCGCGACGCGGGCGACATGGAGAAGGTGCGCCACGAAGAGGAATGGCGGGCGAAGGCGGTCAGGAACTACCCACTGCGAAGGTTCGGGACGCCGGAGGACACCGCATACACTATCGTGTACATGGCGTCGGAGCGGGCCAGTTATATCACGGGCCAGACGCTGAGCGTGAACGGCGGCTACAGCATGCTTTAGGGCGCCGCCACACGATTTGGTCAAACACGAAGGAGATGGCCATGCTGGAGTTCA contains:
- a CDS encoding MaoC family dehydratase N-terminal domain-containing protein gives rise to the protein MADPKVVFSEQALAEVRALIGKPLRLGPQFNELASADAICHFAYGYGDTNPLWNDVAYARKTRWGAIIAPPTFLSSCIGSMSPSVGFPGAHALWAEDEWTWRQQVREGDRIRTELYFEDCQRIHQQFADPMYAQVAKFVFHNQNKDLVAEEFRRTFRFVRHMETKQEGEEQSERDRYGSIAPWKYTDEEINRIYADYDKEVVRGATPRYFEDVQVGEAMPHVVKGPLTLTDILAWKIGSGFPPFVRAHKMRVEYERRHPTTAVKNEYGIPDIPERVHWETELSRLNGIPVPFDYGHQRVSWLVQVATNWMGDDGFLRSAKLRLRRPNVLTDTCWCRGKVVSKKVDGKDGLVQCDLWAENQRDWITATAQATIVLPRRSA
- a CDS encoding SDR family NAD(P)-dependent oxidoreductase: MNTGLRGKSVLVTGSAAGIGKATLFAFAEEGARVASVDIDEAGAKLAVEEARRRGAERAMAVRADISKLDDARRACAAVAEQLGGLDVLVNLAAAWRNGRFMDLQPEDWQFTVNMVLVSTMTFCRAGLEQMLPRKKGVIINVGSDAGRVGEPGMSLYSASKGGVITFSKALAKEVASQGIRVNVVCPGFTPVERHERLLQQWRDAGDMEKVRHEEEWRAKAVRNYPLRRFGTPEDTAYTIVYMASERASYITGQTLSVNGGYSML